One window from the genome of Cherax quadricarinatus isolate ZL_2023a chromosome 14, ASM3850222v1, whole genome shotgun sequence encodes:
- the LOC128695782 gene encoding protein Star-like: MLAEPIPGMDHRVVAELRRNFLEPPSTLPYNLSRDLQYLQASTSGTWTYIHKHLQHIFAQERQGFFVEAGALDGQQLSNTLWLEQELGWTGLLIEPDTSSYRALRAKRRKAWISNTCLSQDGFARRSIHVAATPTDDSAPPWHVRGASYQYGINRSNFFKDFLRRADQTYMTTTCFPLVSYIIALNISKIDFFSLDTQGMEEYILKAVPWEEVSVRVLVIEIEDSAYAPRIIQYLTGKGYVLLDYLTDYIFVKQGDPVLNHLKI, from the coding sequence ATGCTAGCTGAGCCCATACCTGGTATGGACCATAGAGTGGTGGCTGAGTTAAGGAGGAACTTCTTAGAACCTCCATCAACTTTGCCTTACAACCTGTCAAGGGACCTGCAGTACCTACAAGCCAGCACTTCGGGCACCTGGACCTACATACATAAGCACCTCCAACACATTTTCGCTCAGGAGCGGCAAGGTTTCTTTGTGGAGGCAGGAGCTCTTGACGGCCAGCAACTCTCTAACACCCTCTGGTTGGAGCAGGAACTAGGCTGGACCGGGCTGCTGATAGAACCTGATACCTCCAGCTACAGGGCTCTGAGGGCCAAGCGTCGCAAAGCCTGGATCTCTAATACATGTCTCTCTCAAGACGGCTTTGCTAGACGGTCTATCCATGTCGCGGCCACACCAACAGATGATTCAGCACCCCCATGGCACGTCAGAGGAGCATCATACCAATATGGCATTAACAGGAGCAACTTCTTCAAAGACTTCTTGCGTCGTGCAGACCAAACCTACATGACAACAACGTGTTTTCCTTTGGTGTCTTACATCATAGCACTCAATATCTCTAAGATCGACTTCTTTTCACTGGATACCCAAGGTATGGAAGAATATATCCTGAAGGCGGTTCCATGGGAGGAGGTGAGTGTGCGGGTGCTGGTGATAGAGATAGAGGACAGCGCCTACGCACCCAGGATCATCCAATACTTGACTGGCAAAGGATACGTTTTGTTAGACTATCTAACAGACTACATTTTTGTCAAACAAGGTGATCCTGTCCTTAACCACTTGAagatttaa